The Planctomycetia bacterium nucleotide sequence GGGCATCTCGGGCTCCATGTTCCATGTCTCGAAGTTCCGACCGTCGGGCAGGAACTCCGTCAGCATGAAGTAGCGATGGTAGAGCAACCGCGGCCAATCGCGCTTCCGATCCGGAAACCCTTGCTCGGCTCGACCGACTCGCTTCGTGCCGTCGGCGAAGTGCAGATCGTAACGGATCAAATGACTTTCGCCTGGATCTGGTGCGAAGAACTTATACGCATGATCCAGCGACAGGGCGGTCGCATAAGCCCGAAACTTCGGCCGGAGCAATTCCGGAATCTCCGACGGCGGCCCTACGAAATGCGGCGGAGTCGCCAACGGTTCGAGGAGCACGGCCGCGAGGTGATAAACCAAGAGCAGGCTGACGCCGGCGCGCACCCAAGGGCTGCGGAAAGCTCCGGTAATCGCGACCGCCTCGACGGACGGACTGTTCAACGTGGATAAGGAAGACATCGCGACCGGAGAGTTGCACTCAGCGAGACGAAGACGTCATTACTATCGGTTGCCGATGCCGTCCCTCTTCCGCATTCGCCCCCCGACCCGACCTCGGCAGCGTAAATGAAAAAACCCCTCGTCAAAGTCGCGGTGACTTTGACGAGGGGTCGGATTTCAGCGATTCAGCCGATCGTAACGATCGAAGATCGTGACTTACTTAGCGGCGACGAGCTTCGGAGCTTCGGCGTCGAAGTTCAATTCCAGGTTCGAGCCGCCGACGAGCGTGAGGTTCTCTTCGCTCGACACGACTTGGCCGTCACGGGTCACTTCGATGCGAACCGTGTAGTTGTCCCAGGTTTGGCCGGCGGCGAGCTTCGTGGTGGCGAATTCGCGCGTCGTGCCGACCGCTTTGGTTTCCTTGCCGGCGATGAAGACTTTCGCATCGGCCGGAACGTTCAGCGTGAGCTTCGTCTTCGTCGGCTCCGACACGACCTTGTCGGTAGGTTGGGCCGGGCTGTCGAACGAGAATTGAAGGTCGGCCGATTGACCGGCTTGCAACTTGACCGTCTTGGTTTCGACGACCGACTTGCCGTCGCGGACCACTTCGGCCTTGAGTTCGTAGGTGTAGTTCTTGCCGAGGGCAAGACCGTTGGAGACGAAGCGGCGTTCGCTGCCCGTGCTCGAGGTCTCATAGCCGTTGACGAAGACCTTGGCGTCGGTCGGAACGGCGACGTTGAGAACGGCCATGTCTTCCGAAGTCGAGATCGAAGCGGCCTTGTTGATCGCCGGAGCGGCCGGTGGAGGTGGCACAGCGCCCGGAGGAACCGCCATCGGAGCACCTTGGATCGGGGCACCTTGCATCGGAGCGCCTTGGATGTTGCCGTCGATGATGTATCCGCCCGAGCTGCCGCCCGAGGAACCACCCGACGCGCCGCCGCCGTAGCTGTAGCCGGTCATGCCGCCGGAGGAACCACCGGACGAGCCGCCGTAGCCGCCGCTCGATCCGCCCGACGAACCACCGGAGCTGCCGCCCCAACGAGCAGCGTGCTTGGCGTGATGACGAGCGAAGAAGCCCATGCGACCACCCGACGAGCCGCCGCTGTATCCGCCCGAGCTGCCGCCCTACGAACCACCGGAGCTGCCGCCGTAGCTGTAACCGCTGCTGCCGCCGCTCGATCCGCCCGAGCTGCCGTAGCCGCTCGAACCACCGTAGCTATAGCCGCTGCTGCCACCCGACGAACCGCCGGAGCTACCGTAGCCCGAGCCGTACCAATTGAAAGCGCCGGCTTCGGGAACTCCGGCCGCGACGCTGCTGATTCCGATCAAGGCAGTCAAAGCCGCCCGCTTCAAGTTCCACGACATATTCGATCACTCCACAATTGGGGACTAAGGGAATTTACGCAGGCTGTATGACCTGGCAACATACCAAAGCTAGCACGCAATTCAAGCAATCTAGGCAGAATTTCCGCATTAGCACGATTAAGAAACGTGCAGATTTCGCGGGATTCGTACTAATTCCACCGGCAGCGGGCATCTAACGGGCGGTCGCCGCATTTGACCTATCTTAACACCTCTCAACGACTTAAGACGGCGCGCGGTATCCCCCTAAGTGAGGTCATGGAACTTTGGCGGCTATTTCACCGTCACCAATTCCACTTGCGCGGCCGAACCGGCGACGTCGGAAATTTCACAGTTCAACGGCTCGGTTCGCTGCTCCCGATCGATCACGACGGTCACGGTATGCCGCCCGACCGTCGACGTGATTCGCATTCGACCCTTCGGCGCGAGGGGCTCGCCGTCGAGCCAGATCTGAAGATTCGTCGCCGTGTTCCAAACGAGTTCGATCTCACCGGCTTGCTTTACCTCGAATTCGAAACGCACCATCGCATACGGCGGAACCTTCATCCATACGTTATTCACTTTCGCCGTGGCGGCGACCGCGTCGAGCCGGAGCGTGCCGTCGAAGCGCGAGAAGGCCGGTTCCCAAGTCAAGCGTTTGTCGGCGGTCGCTACTAAGCTCAACCGATCGCGCCGCAACGCTTCGAGCCCCTGCGGTGTCATCGCCAGCGATTCCCAGCGCCGCACGACCCGTCCCGGCTTCAGTTGATACGGCCCGACCTTGCCGAGCTCGGTGAGATAACGAACGAGATCGACGAGCTCGTTGCGCGTCAGGTTGTCGACGAGCCCGACCGGCATGAGCGACATGCCTTGCGCCCGCTCTTCGATCGACTTGAGCGGCACCGTGATTTCGACATCTTCGGAATTGCGCAAAATGAGATCCTTATCGGTTTCGCGCACCTTCACGCCGTTCAAAGTCCGGCCGTCGTCGGTGACGATCGCGAGCGAGTGGTAGCCTTCTTTGATCGCCTTGTTCGGTTGCAGCATCGAGTCGACGAGATAATCGGGCTGCGCGCTCGCGCCGATGCTTACGAGGTCGGGCCCGACGCGCCCCCCTGCCCCGCCGATGGCATGACACTTCAAGCACGACAAATCTTTGCGATGAAACAGCGCCTCGCCTCGCGCCGCGTTCCCCTTCGTCTTCACTTCCTCGACGAGCGCCAAGGTCTCGGCCGGCGTAAGTTGCAAGCCCGCGCCGGTGATGCCGCCGGCTTTCTTTAAGGCTTCGATGAGCGCTTCGTCCGGCTTGGCCGAAGCGCGGGCCGTCCGGACGGCGAGCTTCGCCACATCGGGCGAGAGCGTCTTATCGGCCAGCGCTGTTTTCAAGACCGCTCCGGCCCCTTGCCGCGACGCAAAGGCCTCGACGATCGCGGCCGTGTCGACCGCATCGGCCTCGGCGCTCGTCAGCAGCGACACCGCCGCTTGGGCCGCGGCGCTATGATAAATTTTCAAGAGCGAGATCACGGCGACCTGTCGGGTCGCTGCAGGATACGAGTCGCTGCTGAGCTTGATCAGCGCTTCAGACGACTTCGAGCCCCCTAAGTCGCCGAGAGCCGCAATCGCCGCGGCTTGGCGCTCGGTCGGCGGACCGTTTCGCTCGGCGAGTCGCCACAGGTTCGGTCGCGTCTGCTCGAGTTTCCATAAGCCAAGCAACTTCGCGGCCGCCGCGGCCACGCGCTCGTCTTGCGCATCGAGAAGCTGTTCCAACAAACTCAGATCGCCGTTCGGACGGATGTTGCGCGTCGTCGCCGCACCTGCCAAAGCGTTCAACAGCGCGACCTGCACATCGGCCGACTGGTTGGGGCTCTCCATTACCAACCGAAAAATCATCGCCAAATCCTGCGGTGCCCCGAGCCGCGCGATCAGCTCGAGCACGCCGTCGCGACGATCTTCGGGCAGCTTGCCGTCGTTCAGAAGTCGCACGAGCGGCGCGACGATCGCCGGCTCGTCGACGGCCCGCAACGCGAACTCCAAATGGACAGGCTTCTCAAACAGCCGCGACTGCGACTTCTCCG carries:
- a CDS encoding TIGR03000 domain-containing protein — translated: MGFFARHHAKHAARWGGSSGGSSGGSSGGYGGSSGGSSGGMTGYSYGGGASGGSSGGSSGGYIIDGNIQGAPMQGAPIQGAPMAVPPGAVPPPPAAPAINKAASISTSEDMAVLNVAVPTDAKVFVNGYETSSTGSERRFVSNGLALGKNYTYELKAEVVRDGKSVVETKTVKLQAGQSADLQFSFDSPAQPTDKVVSEPTKTKLTLNVPADAKVFIAGKETKAVGTTREFATTKLAAGQTWDNYTVRIEVTRDGQVVSSEENLTLVGGSNLELNFDAEAPKLVAAK
- a CDS encoding HEAT repeat domain-containing protein, translated to MGRFVVAAILFFCASSPALAQRDLKDIPSPDPELERQTLQLADGLEINLFAADPLLAKPIQMNFDSAGRLWIATSETYPHIVPGQKANDKIIVLEDVDADGKADKTHVFADGLLIPTGIEPGAFDGKPGAYVANSTELLHLTDADGDLKADSRTTLLSGFGTEDTHHILHTLRWGPDNRLYMNQSIYIHSHIETPYGVRRLNAGGIWQYHPPTHRLEVFSRGWINPWGHHFDRWGNSFVTDGAGGEGINYAFPGSTYPTAQNAPRVLNGLNPGSPKYCGLEIISGRHFPESWQGDMITCDFRAHRIVRFKLTESGSGYVSREQPEVIKSNHVAFRPIDVKLGPDGALYIADWYNPIIQHGEVDFRDPRRDHTHGRIWRVTVKGRELAPRPELVKAELGDLVAHATRSPEGYTRHFAKRSLVDRFGKDKNLLKLKVLVAVTNIETDARRPPRIAASDLEQLWVNQSLDTIDGDLLTEPLDNKDHHVRAAATRVAGMWVEREPSLYEAIATRAVDEHPQVRLEAVCALRNVQTPESITAALQVLDRPMDGFLDFALWQTCREQKGVWLPAVLAEKSQSRLFEKPVHLEFALRAVDEPAIVAPLVRLLNDGKLPEDRRDGVLELIARLGAPQDLAMIFRLVMESPNQSADVQVALLNALAGAATTRNIRPNGDLSLLEQLLDAQDERVAAAAAKLLGLWKLEQTRPNLWRLAERNGPPTERQAAAIAALGDLGGSKSSEALIKLSSDSYPAATRQVAVISLLKIYHSAAAQAAVSLLTSAEADAVDTAAIVEAFASRQGAGAVLKTALADKTLSPDVAKLAVRTARASAKPDEALIEALKKAGGITGAGLQLTPAETLALVEEVKTKGNAARGEALFHRKDLSCLKCHAIGGAGGRVGPDLVSIGASAQPDYLVDSMLQPNKAIKEGYHSLAIVTDDGRTLNGVKVRETDKDLILRNSEDVEITVPLKSIEERAQGMSLMPVGLVDNLTRNELVDLVRYLTELGKVGPYQLKPGRVVRRWESLAMTPQGLEALRRDRLSLVATADKRLTWEPAFSRFDGTLRLDAVAATAKVNNVWMKVPPYAMVRFEFEVKQAGEIELVWNTATNLQIWLDGEPLAPKGRMRITSTVGRHTVTVVIDREQRTEPLNCEISDVAGSAAQVELVTVK